The following are encoded in a window of Sutcliffiella horikoshii genomic DNA:
- a CDS encoding lysoplasmalogenase, translated as MLLSLSILTMFLGSLYLFAVEKQDKTWVYILKPGTMVIIILIAILGLGELSSTYSWWILAGLLFSILGDIFLMLPKDRFVYGLGSFLVGHICYVVAFWYFPGGGAVYMWISGALSLVAILYLLKLSKGVVHSGGIFLFLAVTAYVAIITSMVWAAFYSQQPLIIAGAILFFFSDAILAWDRFVGKLTYRNYLVMIPYYLAQYLFAISLHWV; from the coding sequence TTGTTGTTATCACTTTCGATTCTCACTATGTTTTTGGGCAGCCTGTATCTGTTTGCAGTGGAAAAACAAGATAAGACATGGGTGTATATCTTGAAGCCTGGTACTATGGTCATCATTATTTTAATTGCAATCTTGGGCTTGGGAGAATTGTCTTCAACGTATAGTTGGTGGATCCTAGCTGGATTATTATTTTCTATATTAGGTGATATTTTTTTGATGCTTCCAAAGGATCGTTTTGTATATGGATTAGGTTCTTTTTTGGTCGGGCATATATGCTATGTTGTGGCATTTTGGTATTTTCCTGGCGGTGGTGCGGTATATATGTGGATTTCTGGTGCACTATCTCTTGTCGCTATTCTATACCTTTTGAAACTTTCGAAAGGGGTTGTGCATTCGGGAGGCATCTTTCTTTTTCTTGCAGTCACAGCGTATGTAGCGATCATCACGTCCATGGTATGGGCAGCATTCTATAGTCAACAGCCTCTAATCATTGCTGGCGCGATCTTGTTTTTCTTTTCCGATGCCATTCTTGCTTGGGATAGATTTGTCGGTAAGCTAACCTATAGAAACTATCTGGTGATGATCCCTTATTATTTGGCTCAATATCTATTTGCGATTTCTTTGCATTGGGTTTAA
- a CDS encoding CBO0543 family protein, whose amino-acid sequence MVYLPYVFKGSKMRENLLVFFLKGVISILLDSYVVGTKKIAYPVRPFSKIFSTNIIYDLLFFPILSVIWVRISYHDKWKTLLLKSMIFSVPMSLCQWWLEKNSRLFEWKKWSAFHTFGSINFTLFLVRGIIGFLKRVEAMKQ is encoded by the coding sequence ATGGTCTACTTACCATATGTATTTAAAGGTTCAAAAATGAGAGAGAATTTACTGGTTTTTTTCCTAAAGGGAGTTATTTCGATTTTACTTGATTCTTATGTAGTAGGAACTAAAAAAATTGCTTATCCGGTAAGGCCTTTTTCAAAAATTTTCAGTACAAATATTATTTATGATTTGTTGTTCTTTCCAATATTAAGTGTCATTTGGGTTAGAATATCTTACCATGATAAATGGAAAACCTTACTACTAAAAAGTATGATTTTTAGTGTTCCAATGAGTTTATGTCAATGGTGGCTAGAAAAAAACTCAAGATTATTTGAGTGGAAAAAATGGTCTGCTTTCCATACATTTGGCAGTATCAATTTTACCTTGTTTTTAGTTAGAGGTATTATTGGCTTCTTAAAAAGAGTAGAAGCGATGAAGCAGTAG
- a CDS encoding ATP-binding protein: MHACMESEMKQVFINLLKNAFEAMPRGGEVTIRLKETADSVYVEFEDQGVGISPEKIKELGEPFFTTKKRTGLGLLVTNKIIKNHNGSLNYESELNKGTGARITLEKQNAGAAEVKLAANVME, encoded by the coding sequence ATGCATGCCTGTATGGAAAGTGAAATGAAGCAAGTGTTCATCAACCTTTTGAAAAATGCCTTTGAAGCGATGCCGCGTGGCGGAGAGGTAACCATCCGTCTAAAGGAAACAGCCGATTCGGTTTATGTAGAATTTGAAGATCAAGGGGTCGGCATCTCTCCTGAAAAGATTAAGGAGCTGGGGGAACCCTTTTTTACAACAAAAAAAAGAACAGGCTTAGGCCTGCTTGTTACAAATAAAATTATAAAAAATCATAATGGCTCTCTTAATTATGAGAGTGAATTGAATAAAGGAACGGGTGCAAGGATTACACTGGAAAAGCAAAACGCTGGGGCAGCGGAAGTCAAGCTTGCAGCAAATGTGATGGAATAG
- a CDS encoding acyl-CoA thioesterase codes for MNKTCKDTRVIRTSRVFPNDINNHNTLFGGKLLSDVDMLASISAARMCRCECVTASMDSVDFLSPIRPTDAVIFESFVTWTGNSSMEVFVKVTAEDLTKGTKNIAATAFLTFVALDDQGKPAPVPSITPETEEELYLNKTGEERAKARRTRRAESKALASKLTSGFSEQK; via the coding sequence ATGAACAAAACCTGCAAAGATACCCGTGTCATTCGAACCAGCCGAGTGTTTCCAAACGACATTAACAACCATAATACCTTGTTCGGAGGTAAACTGTTATCGGATGTGGACATGCTTGCCTCTATTTCTGCTGCCCGCATGTGCCGTTGTGAATGTGTAACAGCCTCCATGGACTCGGTGGATTTTCTATCCCCAATCCGACCGACAGATGCTGTTATTTTTGAATCATTTGTAACATGGACCGGGAATTCTTCCATGGAAGTCTTTGTCAAAGTGACAGCGGAGGATTTAACAAAAGGTACCAAGAACATTGCAGCGACAGCCTTTTTAACGTTTGTGGCACTAGATGATCAAGGAAAGCCTGCTCCAGTACCTTCTATCACACCAGAAACAGAAGAAGAGTTGTACCTAAACAAAACCGGGGAAGAACGGGCAAAAGCACGACGCACTAGAAGAGCAGAATCCAAAGCGCTAGCTTCCAAGCTGACAAGTGGATTTTCAGAACAAAAATAA
- a CDS encoding protein adenylyltransferase SelO, which produces MTSQKNLNEIGWNFANSYESLPELFFSEIEPNPVEAPKLIVLNESVADELGLRADALKGSDGLNVFAGNTVPEGGSGIAQAYAGHQFGNFTMLGDGRALLVGEQITPEGGRFDIQLKGSGRTPYSRGGDGRATLGPMLREYIISEAMHGLGIPTTRSLAVVTTGEEVLREGLLPGAVMTRVASSHLRFGTFQFAAQWGDLEKLEALADYAMKRHYPELDTGDYLGFFRKVMERQAELIAKWQLVGFIHGVMNTDNMTISGETIDYGPCAFMDVYDPATVFSSIDGQGRYSYENQPRIGGWNLARFAEALLPLFDEDQKRAVELAQEELYKFSDLYKGFWLSGMRAKLGLFGEESGDEALVQGLLDVMKESKADFTNTFRDLTLGELDLEVRPAFSEWHSLWQERLGRQSESAESVRELMQKSNPAVIARNHRVEAALLAAVEHGNYGVMENLVKVLRDPFAYSVEQDDYCVAPGAGVTAGYRTYCGT; this is translated from the coding sequence ATGACCAGTCAAAAAAACTTAAATGAAATAGGTTGGAATTTTGCAAATAGCTATGAATCTCTGCCTGAATTATTTTTTTCTGAAATAGAGCCAAACCCTGTGGAAGCACCTAAATTAATTGTGCTTAATGAATCAGTGGCAGATGAACTAGGACTTCGTGCGGATGCATTAAAGGGGTCGGACGGTTTAAACGTTTTTGCAGGTAATACGGTTCCAGAAGGTGGATCCGGAATAGCCCAGGCTTATGCTGGCCATCAGTTTGGTAATTTTACGATGCTTGGGGATGGTCGAGCGCTTTTGGTTGGAGAGCAAATTACGCCTGAGGGTGGCCGTTTTGATATTCAGCTAAAGGGATCAGGACGTACTCCGTATTCCCGTGGTGGGGATGGTCGTGCGACATTAGGGCCAATGTTGCGAGAGTATATTATTAGTGAAGCCATGCACGGTTTGGGGATACCAACGACTCGCAGTTTAGCGGTGGTGACGACTGGAGAAGAGGTGTTGCGTGAAGGACTGCTACCTGGAGCGGTCATGACACGCGTTGCCTCTAGTCACCTGCGTTTTGGAACTTTTCAGTTTGCAGCGCAGTGGGGGGATTTGGAAAAATTAGAGGCCTTGGCTGATTATGCAATGAAGCGTCACTATCCTGAGTTAGATACAGGTGATTATCTGGGCTTTTTTAGAAAAGTGATGGAACGACAGGCAGAGCTGATTGCGAAATGGCAGCTCGTTGGTTTTATCCACGGTGTAATGAACACGGATAACATGACAATCAGCGGGGAAACGATCGACTATGGACCATGTGCGTTCATGGATGTGTATGATCCGGCGACCGTGTTCAGTTCCATTGATGGGCAGGGTCGGTATTCTTATGAAAATCAACCGCGTATTGGTGGTTGGAATTTGGCGCGTTTTGCGGAAGCCTTGTTGCCTTTGTTTGATGAGGACCAGAAGCGTGCAGTGGAGTTGGCGCAAGAGGAGTTATATAAGTTTTCCGATTTGTATAAGGGGTTTTGGCTGTCAGGTATGCGTGCTAAGCTTGGTTTATTTGGTGAAGAGTCTGGGGATGAAGCTTTGGTACAGGGGCTGCTTGATGTGATGAAGGAAAGTAAGGCCGATTTTACGAATACGTTTCGTGATTTGACGTTGGGGGAGCTTGATTTGGAAGTGAGGCCTGCTTTTAGTGAGTGGCATTCGTTGTGGCAGGAGCGGTTGGGAAGGCAGAGTGAAAGTGCCGAAAGTGTGCGGGAGTTGATGCAGAAGAGTAATCCTGCGGTTATCGCGCGTAACCACCGCGTCGAAGCGGCTTTGTTGGCTGCGGTGGAGCATGGGAATTATGGTGTGATGGAGAATTTGGTGAAGGTGTTGCGTGATCCGTTTGCGTATTCGGTTGAGCAGGATGATTATTGTGTGGCGCCGGGTGCGGGTGTGACGGCAGGATACCGGACGTATTGTGGGACTTAA